From the genome of Kosmotoga arenicorallina S304, one region includes:
- a CDS encoding glycine C-acetyltransferase yields the protein MFDYSVFSKEIEELEKNGLLIRIKTLESPQGAWLTINGKKVLNMCSNNYLGFAYRDELKKAAIDAIEKWGVGPGAVRTIAGTMSIHSDLERELAHFKKVEATVVVQSGFNANQAVIPAITTAEDAILSDELNHASIIDGVRLSKAKRYVWKHRDAEDLEVKLKEARANGARKLLVITDGVFSMDGDLAPLPEIVEKCEKYDALLMVDDAHGEGVLGSHGRGIVDHFGLHGRVDIEVGTLSKAFGVVGGFVAGKKELIDYLKQKARPFLFSSSLSPAETGAALAAVRILQNDGTPVEKLWENAKYFKGRMQSMGFDTGHSETPITPVMLYDAKLSSTFSARLFEEGVFAQSIGYPTVPKGKARIRVMISAAHTKEDLDYALEKFAKVGKELGIIK from the coding sequence ATGTTCGATTACAGTGTCTTTTCAAAAGAAATTGAAGAACTTGAGAAAAACGGGCTTCTTATAAGAATTAAAACACTGGAAAGCCCTCAGGGAGCCTGGTTAACTATCAATGGCAAAAAGGTGCTGAACATGTGTTCAAACAATTACCTTGGTTTTGCTTATCGAGATGAATTAAAAAAAGCTGCCATCGATGCCATTGAGAAATGGGGCGTAGGACCCGGTGCAGTAAGGACAATCGCTGGTACGATGTCAATCCACAGCGACCTTGAACGTGAACTTGCGCACTTCAAAAAAGTTGAAGCCACTGTTGTTGTTCAATCAGGATTCAACGCCAATCAGGCTGTTATTCCCGCAATAACTACTGCTGAAGATGCCATTCTATCCGACGAATTAAACCACGCCAGTATTATAGATGGAGTAAGACTTTCAAAAGCCAAAAGGTACGTCTGGAAACACCGTGACGCAGAAGATCTTGAAGTAAAATTAAAAGAAGCCAGGGCAAATGGTGCAAGAAAGCTTCTTGTGATCACAGATGGAGTCTTTTCCATGGATGGCGATTTGGCTCCTTTGCCAGAAATAGTTGAGAAATGCGAAAAATATGATGCGCTTCTAATGGTAGATGATGCACACGGCGAAGGTGTCCTTGGTAGCCATGGTCGTGGAATTGTAGACCATTTTGGACTCCACGGGAGAGTGGATATAGAAGTCGGGACACTTTCAAAAGCTTTTGGTGTTGTTGGGGGTTTTGTAGCTGGTAAAAAAGAGCTGATTGACTACCTAAAGCAAAAGGCGCGCCCATTCCTTTTCAGCAGCTCCCTGTCACCCGCAGAAACGGGAGCCGCTCTAGCCGCGGTTAGAATACTCCAGAACGATGGAACACCTGTTGAGAAGCTCTGGGAAAATGCAAAATACTTTAAAGGACGAATGCAGTCAATGGGTTTTGATACGGGTCACAGTGAAACTCCCATTACACCGGTAATGCTTTATGATGCCAAGCTGTCTTCCACTTTCAGCGCAAGGCTTTTTGAGGAAGGAGTCTTCGCACAGTCTATCGGTTACCCAACGGTTCCAAAAGGAAAAGCAAGAATAAGAGTTATGATTAGCGCTGCCCATACAAAAGAAGACCTTGATTATGCCCTCGAGAAGTTCGCAAAGGTCGGCAAAGAGCTGGGTATAATTAAATGA
- the tdh gene encoding L-threonine 3-dehydrogenase, with product MKAIVKENPGTGFTVRNVPVPEELSANEVLIRVKRASICGTDLHIYEWNNWAEQKIHPPQIVGHEFTGEVVKVGQGVTRVSVGDVVVSETHIPCQKCLQCKTGRMHICKDMNILGVDRDGVFAEYVKVPEVVLWKVPDGISPEFASIMEPFGNAIHTALVTDLTGKNVLITGAGPIGLMATAVARSAGAAKVIVTELKEFRKELAKKMGADVILDPREVDIVHEVKRLTDGDGVDFFMEMSGNLNAFKQGLESTTNGGEVSLLGVFSGNVDFDINSLVIFKGLTLYGITGRRMFETWQVATELLRNKRVDLSPVVTHVLKMDEWEKGVKSMLDGIAGKVILEIE from the coding sequence ATGAAAGCTATTGTGAAAGAAAATCCAGGCACAGGTTTTACCGTAAGAAACGTTCCAGTACCTGAAGAACTATCTGCAAATGAAGTGTTGATAAGAGTAAAAAGAGCTTCGATCTGTGGTACTGATTTGCATATTTATGAATGGAATAACTGGGCAGAACAAAAAATACACCCTCCCCAGATTGTGGGGCACGAATTCACAGGTGAGGTTGTCAAAGTGGGGCAGGGAGTTACCCGGGTTTCTGTTGGCGATGTAGTGGTTTCAGAGACACATATTCCGTGCCAGAAATGTTTGCAGTGCAAGACTGGAAGAATGCATATTTGCAAAGACATGAATATATTGGGGGTCGATAGAGATGGTGTTTTTGCAGAATATGTTAAAGTCCCAGAAGTTGTTCTGTGGAAAGTCCCAGATGGTATTTCACCGGAGTTTGCTTCAATTATGGAACCTTTCGGAAATGCCATTCATACAGCGCTTGTTACTGACCTTACAGGTAAAAATGTTCTTATAACCGGGGCAGGACCTATTGGTTTGATGGCTACAGCGGTTGCAAGAAGCGCAGGTGCTGCGAAGGTTATCGTGACAGAACTCAAAGAATTCAGAAAGGAACTCGCCAAAAAAATGGGAGCTGATGTAATTCTCGATCCGCGAGAAGTCGATATTGTGCATGAGGTGAAAAGGCTTACAGACGGTGATGGGGTTGACTTCTTTATGGAAATGTCAGGTAATCTTAACGCCTTTAAACAGGGGCTTGAAAGCACTACAAACGGTGGAGAAGTTTCGCTTCTCGGTGTGTTTTCGGGTAACGTAGACTTTGATATCAATTCTCTTGTTATCTTCAAAGGGCTTACCCTTTACGGCATCACCGGCAGGAGAATGTTTGAGACATGGCAGGTTGCCACCGAGTTGCTTAGAAACAAGCGCGTGGATCTTTCTCCGGTTGTAACCCACGTTCTAAAAATGGACGAATGGGAAAAGGGTGTAAAATCAATGTTGGATGGCATTGCCGGAAAAGTTATCCTTGAAATAGAATAA
- a CDS encoding Asp23/Gls24 family envelope stress response protein yields the protein MNFDETELGKVEISDPVIRDLAVHSYMEFNGLNFTDQKAKKEAKAAVDIEVEDSDTGKKQIKINVSTKVKYGESIPEYARNLQRKLKEDVENLSGLEVSEVYVKVLDVEEVIERKPEEVSETEEDEEEGK from the coding sequence ATGAATTTTGATGAGACAGAACTCGGAAAAGTCGAAATTTCTGATCCTGTTATACGGGATCTCGCAGTGCATTCTTACATGGAATTCAATGGATTAAATTTCACCGACCAAAAAGCAAAAAAAGAAGCCAAAGCGGCTGTGGACATAGAAGTAGAAGATTCCGACACCGGTAAAAAGCAGATAAAGATCAATGTTTCCACAAAAGTTAAATATGGTGAATCGATACCTGAGTATGCAAGAAATTTGCAGAGGAAATTAAAGGAAGATGTCGAAAATTTGAGCGGTCTTGAAGTGTCTGAGGTTTACGTTAAAGTTCTCGATGTTGAGGAAGTAATTGAAAGGAAACCAGAAGAGGTAAGCGAAACGGAAGAAGACGAAGAAGAGGGAAAATAA
- a CDS encoding DUF370 domain-containing protein, which produces MASIVNIGFDSYVVVDRVMAVLPAHSSAVKRLKQLGVESGKTVNLTFGKRTKSIIMIDSGHILFSFLPVEKLVEKLFSDQEE; this is translated from the coding sequence GTGGCCAGTATAGTCAATATTGGATTCGATTCTTATGTTGTGGTTGATAGAGTAATGGCGGTTTTGCCCGCTCATAGTTCAGCTGTAAAAAGGCTCAAACAGCTCGGTGTTGAGAGTGGAAAAACAGTCAATCTTACATTTGGAAAGCGAACAAAGTCGATCATCATGATCGATAGCGGGCATATTCTCTTTTCCTTTTTGCCAGTCGAAAAGTTGGTTGAAAAGCTATTTTCTGATCAGGAGGAATAA
- the clpP gene encoding ATP-dependent Clp endopeptidase proteolytic subunit ClpP, with amino-acid sequence MPVVPYVVENRGRGERIYDIFTKLLNERIVFLGWPIDDEVSNIIVAQLLFLESQDPEKDISIYVNSPGGSVTAGLAIYDTMQYIKPDISTICIGMAASMGAVILAGGTKGKRYALPHSRIMIHQPWGGAEGTARDIEIRTRELLHIKDEINRILSLHTEQSLEKIESDTDRDFYMSAQQAVEYGLVDKVIEPKKAKIKA; translated from the coding sequence ATGCCAGTAGTACCTTATGTTGTAGAAAACAGAGGAAGAGGAGAACGAATTTACGATATTTTTACAAAATTGCTCAACGAAAGAATAGTATTTCTTGGATGGCCTATCGATGATGAGGTCTCCAATATCATAGTGGCACAACTACTCTTTCTTGAGTCTCAGGACCCCGAAAAGGATATCAGCATTTATGTCAACAGCCCGGGTGGTTCAGTTACTGCCGGCCTTGCCATTTATGACACTATGCAGTATATAAAGCCTGACATTTCCACAATATGTATTGGCATGGCGGCTTCTATGGGAGCTGTTATCCTTGCCGGAGGCACAAAAGGAAAAAGATATGCCCTTCCCCATTCCAGAATAATGATTCACCAACCCTGGGGTGGAGCTGAAGGAACCGCAAGGGATATTGAAATTAGAACAAGAGAATTGTTGCACATTAAAGACGAGATTAACCGTATTCTTTCATTGCACACAGAGCAATCCTTGGAGAAAATCGAAAGCGATACCGACAGGGATTTTTATATGAGCGCTCAACAGGCTGTTGAATACGGATTGGTAGATAAGGTTATCGAGCCCAAAAAGGCAAAAATTAAAGCTTAA
- the obgE gene encoding GTPase ObgE — translation MSKPESLIDTGKIYVKAGKGGDGAISFRREKFVPFGGPDGGDGGNGGHVFIRATISKNTLSEFRRKRKFIAPDGENGSGAKMNGKNGDSIIIDVPLGTQVFNAETDELIADLKEPGETVCVARGGKGGKGNVHFTTSVNQAPKIAEAGDPGEELHIRLELKLLADVGLIGYPNVGKSTLISVISNAKPKIANYHFTTLVPNLGVVRMGDSGFIVADVPGLIKGAHKGTGLGHNFLKHVERCYLLVHLIDIASIDGRDFVQDYHDIRNELIMHDPDFASKPEIIVANKAEVLPKEELELRIKRFIIETGKDIMPISAATGWNIRELKAKMWEYIKNSKSFLKNFQSAKEPKMPKVSPVSIKEPALDNFKVRREESGVFVVEGPAVDYFSHKIKLKEKQDAFLLEQLEKGGLSRKLKKAGAKDGDTVILNGREYEYKE, via the coding sequence ATGAGTAAACCTGAGAGCCTTATTGACACTGGAAAAATCTATGTGAAAGCCGGCAAAGGTGGAGATGGTGCTATTTCTTTCAGAAGGGAGAAATTTGTTCCCTTCGGTGGCCCGGATGGAGGGGATGGAGGAAATGGCGGCCATGTTTTTATTCGCGCGACAATAAGCAAGAACACATTAAGTGAATTTCGAAGAAAAAGAAAATTCATCGCCCCTGACGGAGAAAATGGCTCAGGTGCTAAGATGAATGGAAAAAATGGCGATAGCATAATCATAGATGTGCCTCTTGGAACACAGGTATTTAACGCCGAAACGGATGAGCTCATAGCTGACCTGAAAGAACCGGGTGAAACTGTATGTGTTGCCAGAGGCGGTAAAGGTGGCAAAGGAAATGTTCATTTTACCACTTCTGTTAATCAGGCTCCCAAAATAGCAGAAGCAGGAGATCCGGGTGAGGAATTGCATATACGCTTGGAGCTCAAATTACTCGCAGATGTGGGTCTTATTGGCTATCCTAATGTTGGAAAATCAACACTCATCTCTGTTATTTCAAACGCAAAACCCAAAATAGCAAATTATCATTTTACTACTCTGGTTCCCAATCTTGGTGTAGTGAGAATGGGAGATAGCGGATTTATTGTCGCTGATGTTCCTGGATTGATTAAGGGAGCCCATAAAGGTACAGGTCTGGGTCATAATTTTTTAAAGCACGTTGAGCGTTGCTATCTTCTTGTGCATTTAATTGACATTGCCTCAATTGACGGTAGGGACTTTGTCCAGGATTACCACGATATCAGGAACGAACTCATTATGCACGATCCCGATTTTGCTTCAAAGCCTGAAATTATTGTGGCAAACAAAGCTGAAGTGCTTCCAAAAGAAGAATTGGAACTACGAATAAAGCGCTTTATAATTGAAACAGGAAAGGATATAATGCCAATTTCCGCTGCAACTGGCTGGAACATAAGAGAATTAAAAGCGAAAATGTGGGAATACATAAAAAATAGCAAGAGTTTCTTGAAGAACTTTCAAAGCGCAAAAGAGCCTAAAATGCCGAAAGTTTCTCCTGTAAGCATCAAAGAGCCAGCTTTGGATAATTTCAAAGTCAGAAGAGAAGAAAGCGGTGTGTTTGTTGTGGAAGGCCCTGCAGTTGATTATTTTAGCCATAAGATTAAGCTCAAAGAAAAGCAGGACGCTTTCCTCCTTGAGCAATTAGAAAAGGGAGGGCTTTCCAGGAAACTTAAAAAGGCAGGCGCAAAAGATGGCGACACTGTAATTTTAAATGGGAGAGAGTATGAATACAAAGAGTAA
- a CDS encoding tRNA dihydrouridine synthase — MKKKFEIGLAPMAGYTDHIMRSISLKWGADFVFTEMLSVDGILLNDRATSKLLPKKPCRVQLFGNEPLKFLEAYKRIADLVTWIDINAGCPVKKVTRKGAGSALLQNPDRLVSIIKLLKENTDKPVSVKIRLGWNDNRVLDIVSKLITANPDAIFIHGRTTKQKYMGEADWEAISKAAKFCSEYEIPVFGSGDLFTPEAIKKIHDNYPVDGVIVARGAIGNPWIFKQSKELIEKETYEKITAFERLKAFAEHLSLLTEEKGFEKGIKESRKFFVGYTRGVNNAAKMRNEYMRLKTIEEIKNFLLCHGIDTARIKNLN, encoded by the coding sequence ATGAAAAAAAAGTTTGAAATAGGACTCGCCCCTATGGCTGGTTATACAGATCATATAATGCGCAGTATCTCGCTCAAATGGGGTGCTGACTTTGTATTTACAGAAATGCTTAGTGTTGATGGCATTTTACTCAATGACAGAGCCACTTCAAAACTTCTTCCTAAAAAGCCTTGCAGAGTTCAACTTTTTGGAAATGAGCCGCTAAAATTTCTGGAAGCATATAAGCGTATTGCTGATTTAGTAACGTGGATAGATATCAATGCAGGTTGCCCTGTAAAGAAGGTAACAAGAAAAGGAGCGGGAAGCGCTTTATTGCAAAATCCGGACAGGTTAGTTTCGATAATTAAGCTGCTCAAAGAAAATACAGACAAACCAGTTTCCGTGAAGATAAGGCTTGGATGGAATGACAACAGGGTGCTTGATATAGTAAGCAAACTGATAACGGCAAATCCCGATGCCATTTTCATCCACGGAAGGACTACCAAACAAAAATACATGGGAGAAGCAGATTGGGAAGCCATTTCTAAGGCAGCCAAATTTTGCAGTGAGTATGAAATACCAGTGTTTGGTTCCGGCGACCTCTTTACCCCTGAAGCCATAAAAAAAATACACGACAATTACCCGGTAGATGGCGTGATTGTTGCCAGAGGAGCCATTGGCAATCCATGGATATTCAAGCAGTCAAAAGAGCTGATTGAAAAGGAAACTTACGAAAAAATCACTGCATTTGAAAGGCTAAAGGCTTTTGCTGAACATTTATCCTTGCTAACAGAAGAAAAAGGATTTGAAAAGGGTATAAAAGAATCGAGGAAATTTTTTGTCGGTTATACAAGAGGCGTAAACAACGCCGCCAAGATGAGAAACGAATATATGAGGTTGAAAACCATAGAAGAGATAAAGAATTTTCTGCTTTGCCATGGAATAGATACAGCGAGAATAAAGAACCTGAATTAA
- the nusB gene encoding transcription antitermination factor NusB, whose amino-acid sequence MAEKRGNRRRMRDIVFKSVFQYDFHKDADAAAGFLRKESGFHSFDEVTWQRANKYLSGILEHLEELDRVISSHLINWTFDRLTAVDKNVLRLGTYELLYELDIPIEVTLNEAIELAKKYGSVEDGKFVNGVLDRIAKQHTPPSKRGL is encoded by the coding sequence ATGGCTGAAAAGCGTGGAAACAGAAGACGAATGCGTGATATCGTCTTTAAATCTGTATTTCAATATGATTTTCACAAAGATGCCGATGCCGCAGCCGGTTTTTTGAGGAAGGAATCAGGATTTCACTCATTCGACGAAGTAACGTGGCAAAGGGCTAATAAATACCTAAGTGGAATTTTAGAACATCTTGAAGAGCTTGACCGTGTGATTTCATCGCATTTGATAAACTGGACTTTTGATCGCTTGACAGCTGTTGACAAGAACGTTCTAAGGCTTGGAACATATGAATTGCTCTATGAGTTGGATATTCCGATCGAAGTTACTCTAAATGAAGCCATTGAACTTGCTAAGAAATATGGATCTGTGGAGGACGGAAAATTCGTTAACGGTGTTCTTGACAGAATAGCAAAACAGCATACACCGCCTTCAAAGCGGGGACTTTGA
- the efp gene encoding elongation factor P has translation MVEVGDIRKGMALIVDNEIYIVLDVNKHFTGRGSGIIRTKMKNIKTGYVREFKFNSGEKVEEASLSLRHVQYLYNDGNIYYFMDLETYEQYALDKEVVGDSVYYMTENMELDLQFHDAIPIGVILPNTVVLEVTDTAPSYKGDTVSGGGKPAVCETGLKITVPFFVENGQKVRVDTRTGEYIERA, from the coding sequence TTGGTTGAAGTCGGAGATATAAGAAAGGGCATGGCATTAATTGTGGATAACGAAATTTACATTGTTCTCGATGTGAATAAGCATTTTACCGGTCGAGGAAGCGGCATTATCCGAACAAAAATGAAAAATATAAAGACAGGATATGTTAGAGAGTTCAAATTCAATAGCGGCGAGAAAGTTGAAGAGGCATCGCTTTCTTTAAGGCACGTGCAATATTTGTACAATGATGGGAATATCTATTATTTCATGGATCTTGAAACCTATGAACAGTATGCATTGGATAAAGAGGTTGTAGGGGATTCGGTATATTACATGACTGAGAACATGGAACTCGATCTTCAGTTCCATGATGCCATACCAATTGGGGTTATTTTGCCCAACACTGTTGTGCTTGAAGTTACAGACACCGCACCGAGTTACAAGGGCGATACCGTTTCAGGCGGTGGAAAACCTGCGGTTTGTGAAACGGGTCTAAAAATAACAGTGCCTTTTTTTGTTGAAAATGGGCAAAAGGTTCGTGTAGATACAAGAACAGGCGAATATATAGAAAGGGCTTAA
- the nadD gene encoding nicotinate (nicotinamide) nucleotide adenylyltransferase, whose translation MNTKSKKYGIFGGSFDPVHNGHLILCSYAMEALKLDFLYVVPAFNPPHKDIVEAPFDKRTEWLKKAFVHDKRVIISTFEAEKGGLSYTIETVRYFTKRHHTPPYLLIGEDSARNIESWFKFQELLKEAFIVVYPRFEKNDSLINSSLLNYENRGISFLKAPLIQLSATEIRQRIKGKKSILGMIPESILPEVVAFYEKKV comes from the coding sequence ATGAATACAAAGAGTAAAAAATATGGGATTTTTGGTGGATCTTTTGACCCTGTTCATAATGGGCATCTTATACTGTGTTCATATGCTATGGAAGCCTTGAAACTCGACTTCCTGTATGTTGTCCCGGCCTTTAACCCGCCACACAAAGACATTGTGGAAGCCCCTTTTGACAAACGTACCGAATGGTTGAAAAAGGCCTTCGTCCATGATAAAAGGGTTATAATATCAACTTTCGAAGCCGAAAAAGGGGGGCTATCTTACACTATTGAGACTGTAAGGTATTTTACCAAAAGGCATCATACCCCTCCCTATCTACTTATAGGAGAAGATAGCGCAAGAAACATTGAATCGTGGTTTAAATTTCAGGAACTCTTGAAAGAAGCTTTCATAGTCGTGTACCCACGCTTTGAAAAAAACGATTCGCTTATTAATAGCTCACTTCTGAACTATGAGAACAGAGGTATAAGTTTTCTGAAAGCTCCTCTTATACAGTTATCTGCCACTGAAATTCGTCAGCGAATTAAGGGCAAAAAATCAATTTTGGGAATGATTCCCGAGAGCATTTTGCCGGAGGTTGTAGCCTTTTATGAAAAAAAAGTTTGA
- a CDS encoding calcium/sodium antiporter produces MVNMLFLAIGFALLVKGADYLIDGSIAIARRFGVSELFIGLTIVAFGTSAPELAVSVKAAIDGSGIAIGNVLGSNIANVALILGATAIIQPLRISASTTKKEMPFVILSTVAAGMLLLGGKMGLNRFDGVVLLCFFAIFVDYLLSMAKSDRELDVVVEKSFHHLEGKMPFAILATVGGLAGVLFGSDLVVNSGMNLARSFGVSDTLIGVTLVAFGTSLPELVTSIAAGLKKRADLAIGNIIGSNIFNLLLVLGIAAVASPIQSDRDITQDVIFALVSIVLLLLFTGLKRRKLGRIGGMALLAFYFVYIWLSIVAG; encoded by the coding sequence ATGGTGAATATGCTGTTTCTGGCAATCGGATTCGCTCTTCTGGTAAAGGGAGCTGACTATCTTATTGATGGCTCCATTGCCATTGCAAGGCGCTTTGGAGTTTCCGAGCTTTTTATAGGGCTTACCATAGTGGCCTTTGGAACAAGTGCGCCTGAACTCGCTGTAAGTGTCAAGGCAGCGATAGATGGCTCTGGAATCGCCATTGGGAATGTCCTTGGTTCAAATATTGCAAATGTTGCACTCATATTGGGTGCAACAGCGATTATCCAACCATTGAGGATTTCAGCATCAACTACAAAAAAAGAAATGCCCTTTGTTATTTTGAGTACAGTAGCAGCAGGAATGCTATTGCTTGGCGGAAAGATGGGACTCAATAGATTTGATGGAGTAGTGCTCTTATGCTTTTTTGCAATCTTTGTGGACTATCTTTTATCCATGGCGAAAAGTGATCGTGAATTGGATGTTGTAGTGGAAAAAAGCTTTCACCATCTTGAAGGAAAAATGCCTTTTGCAATTTTAGCAACGGTCGGTGGGCTTGCCGGAGTGCTATTTGGTTCAGACCTGGTTGTAAATTCAGGTATGAACCTGGCGAGATCTTTTGGTGTAAGTGATACCTTAATCGGCGTTACTCTGGTTGCCTTTGGAACATCTTTACCGGAACTCGTCACTTCAATAGCTGCGGGGCTTAAAAAAAGAGCTGATCTCGCAATAGGGAATATCATAGGTTCGAATATTTTCAATTTGCTTTTAGTTCTTGGCATCGCAGCTGTGGCATCGCCTATACAAAGCGACAGAGACATTACTCAGGATGTAATCTTTGCTCTTGTTTCAATAGTTCTTTTGTTGCTCTTCACCGGATTGAAAAGGAGAAAGCTTGGAAGAATTGGTGGTATGGCATTGTTGGCATTTTACTTCGTATATATTTGGTTAAGCATAGTGGCTGGATGA
- a CDS encoding M24 family metallopeptidase has translation MDKLSKLRHELIKRDLDALLIFNREGSNRASCWYISGFSGSFAVLLITNDCEYIVTDSRYFTQASMQTAFKLIPYNGGGLEGLKNILSQLISENAIKRLGFEAERITHFHFKKLLSELSVELVESDEIIKSMRMTKTEGEIEKIKKAIEVAEASLIETLNMVKPGVTEREVAARLEYEMKKRGGNPSFETIVVSGDRSAIVHGTPSEKKISLGEFLLIDFGAIVDGYCSDITRTYAIGEPSDEMVKVYNIVYEAQRKGRETARAGITGAELHNVAKDIIANAGYGEYFGHGLGHGLGMEVHEDPTASPLNIEPLPKNSVVTIEPGIYLPGKFGVRIEDDVFLTEDGCKILTTLDRELKIL, from the coding sequence ATGGATAAGCTGTCTAAACTAAGGCATGAATTGATAAAAAGGGATCTGGACGCGCTGCTTATATTTAACAGGGAAGGCAGTAACAGGGCATCCTGCTGGTACATCTCTGGATTTTCAGGCTCTTTTGCCGTCCTGCTTATAACAAATGACTGCGAATACATTGTTACAGATTCTCGGTATTTTACGCAAGCTTCCATGCAAACAGCTTTCAAGTTAATCCCTTATAATGGCGGGGGGCTTGAGGGATTGAAAAACATACTCAGCCAGCTGATTTCTGAGAATGCCATAAAACGCCTTGGATTTGAAGCTGAAAGGATAACGCATTTCCACTTTAAGAAGCTTCTTTCTGAGCTCAGCGTTGAATTAGTTGAATCAGACGAGATTATAAAGTCCATGAGAATGACAAAAACAGAAGGCGAAATAGAAAAGATAAAAAAGGCCATAGAAGTAGCAGAAGCTTCACTTATAGAGACCCTAAACATGGTGAAACCCGGCGTTACCGAAAGAGAAGTAGCTGCAAGACTGGAATATGAAATGAAGAAAAGGGGTGGAAATCCCTCTTTTGAAACCATAGTGGTTTCAGGCGATAGAAGCGCTATTGTACACGGCACTCCCTCAGAGAAGAAAATATCACTGGGTGAATTCCTTCTAATTGACTTTGGTGCAATTGTTGATGGCTACTGTTCAGATATTACAAGAACATATGCCATTGGCGAGCCTTCAGATGAAATGGTAAAGGTGTATAATATCGTTTATGAAGCCCAAAGAAAGGGCAGAGAAACTGCCAGGGCTGGAATTACGGGTGCTGAACTGCACAATGTGGCAAAAGATATTATTGCCAATGCAGGGTATGGAGAATATTTCGGTCATGGACTTGGACACGGTCTTGGCATGGAAGTTCACGAAGACCCAACAGCAAGCCCGTTAAACATAGAACCTTTACCGAAAAATTCTGTGGTTACGATTGAGCCCGGTATATATTTGCCAGGTAAGTTCGGTGTTCGAATAGAAGACGATGTCTTTTTGACCGAGGATGGCTGTAAAATCCTTACTACACTCGATAGAGAATTGAAAATATTATAA